The genomic region AAAGTCTGTCACTTGGACAGACTCCTCATGGGATTAAATATCGGATTATTTTCTAATATGTCGGAAGTTTAACGTCAAGTAACGCCATAGCCTCTTCTTTTTCCCTACTGGTGACATGTGTATAGACGGTGGTTGTTTGAATCGATGCGTGACCGAGCAGCTCCTGCACCGTACGCAAGTCGGCTCCCCGCCGTAACATCATGGTCGCGAAGGAGTGACGCAGTTTATGACTGGAGTAGTTTTGACGTTGATTCGCCGGTGATTCCTGCTGGAAGCGCTCAAAGGTTTCCGTGGATATGAGCTGAATGCTGCGAATCGACAGTCTCTTCCCTTTTTGCGAGACAAATAGTGCTTCCTCTTTCGGTCGCCAAGGATCCAGACGCTCAGCCATAGCTTGAGATAACACGTCCGCCACGGTCTCCGGTACAGGAAGCGAGCGCCATTTCCGTCCTTTACCGAATACATCCAAAGTAAGCCGCTCAGCGTTATAGTCTTTGCAGTCCAGAGCATGCACTTCTCCAACCCGTAATCCCATATATCCCATCAGCAGAAAAACAGCCAGATTACGTGTACGATACTTGCCTTCCACCGACTCCAGAAAACGTGTCAACCCACCTTCATCAAGGAAAACGGGTGCACGATTTTTTTCGGTTTTGGATTTCTTGATCCCAAACGCCGGATTATTCGTTAACAACTCGAGTTCAATGAGGGACTTGTAAAAACAGTTCACCGCCGCATGTTTGCGATTTCTCGTGGCATCACTAACCCCACGCTCCCGAGCGCGGGACAGAAAGGACAGCACATGCAGCTTTTTGACCTGCTCCAGTGACTTTCCTTGAATGGAGACCAGGAATTCCACCACGTCACCCGTGTATGATTTTACCGTATGGCCTGTATATCCGGCGTCCTTCATCCATATGTGAAAAGCTTCTAGCTCGTCCGCATATTGCTCCTGGATCTCCTCAGTCATCATCTGTTTACGTCACCTCGATTCGATTCTATTTATTAAAGTCTAAGCTAAGCAGCGAACTTACGCTTCATCCACAATGACAACGTCAATCAGCGGAATAATTGCTTCGGGTTTGCCCTGACTACGGGTAAGTACAAACGATGGCAATGGATTCTCGTGCAGTCCATTCACAGATTCACAGATTTGAGTATATAAATCCATATGCAACGTCTCGCCTTCACCTGCCACATCAATGACAGGCCAATCGTTCTGAACGAAAGCGGGCCAGTATGCCAGTTCATTCGCGGGCACGATACTCAGTTGCTGAATGGATCGATCGATATAGTAGATCCCTTGCCGTTCAGGTTCATCGCCCAGCTTGTCCACGGCAAGTATTCGAGCAGACTGCTCATCTGGTGCAGAATAGAGTGAATAACACCACGGAGTCACGCCCCAGGCGATCGCCATCAGCCCCTCTTCCAGCAACGTATCCGACAGTTCCCCTTCCGCAAATTGTTCGATCAGATTATGGTTACCTGGTCCCATCAGTTCCTCTACACGCTTAGCTAGCCGAGGCAGGTCAGCGAGAATGAATCCCCCTCTGCCATAGGAGTCAAATACATGATGGTTTCTGCTCCACACAGCTTGAGATGGCAAAGCCAACGACGCTGATTCTGCCGGGAAAAGCGATATATATACGGTAATCACCTGCGCGTACTTAACCATTGCAAGTTGTTCAGGTTCGAGTGTGCCTTCGGCAATACGAGGTGTTTTCATATGCAGGGAGATTCGAAGTTCGTATTCCCCCTCTGTAAATGTTGCCCAACCAAAATTAACAGGCTGTTCAACACCTTCAACAGATGTAATGGAGATCGTGCTATCCGGTTTCAGGTTAACAGCATATTGTACATAAGCGAGCTCCTGACCATAGATGATATTGGCATCTTGACGATCGACCGGTGAATCCAACTGTTGTGCAATGACAGATACTTTACGTCCATCCTTCAGAAGGCGCTGCGGATCAATATCCAACTGTAAAGCTTGTGAATTCCCCGAATCTGAGACAAGCAACTGAGCCTCCGCAAGTACGGCTGAATCAGCCAGTGCAAATCCAAAAGCTGCATTTTGATGATCTGAATTCGTATGTAATGGTGTGTTCATGATACATCCCCTCTCTTATGTCTGATGGCATGTCACATCCCCAAATATATTTCATATTTGACTTAGCCGCAACCCCGGCTCCTTGATTATGTTAGTCACGCCCCTTATTACTTACCCATATATGAAGAAAATTCCAACCTTCCCCTGCTGTTATCGTCCTTTATCTTTCTATATAAAAAAAATCCCCATCCCGCTTCGCCTAAGCGATACGACATGAGGAAAAATGAAGATGTTCTCGGTTAAAGACGTTCTCGACTAATCTATTTATCCTTCGCTCTGAAAGCACTGGAGATCCGACGTGCCGGATTAAGATGACTGTAATGCCGTCCATACGCAAAGTAGATAATCAATCCGATGATCAACCAGGCAAAGAACGTAATCCATGTCAGCGCCGCAAGGCGTGTCATCAAGTATACACAACCCAATGCACTCAGAATCGGAATCAGTGGCACAAGTGGAACGCGGAAGCCACGTTTGAGATCCGGGTTATTTTTACGCAACACGATAATGCCCAGACTTACGACTGCAAAAGCAAACAACGTTCCGATGTTCGTAAGCTCCGCCAAATGTCCCAGCGAGATGAACCCGGAGAACAAAGCCACGATAATGCCCGCAACCCATGTCCCTACCGCTGGTGTCTGACTCTTGCCACTAACCTTGGAGAAGACCGGCGACAGCAGTCCGTCACGAGACATGGAATAGAGCAGACGTGTCTGACCATACATCATGACCAGCAATACGGTCGTAATACCGGTAATCGCTCCAAGAGATACAATCCATGACAATCCCTTTAATTGAACAAATTCAAATGCAAACGCAACGGGATCACTTACATTCAACATGTTATACGGCACGATCCCTGTCAGGATCAACGATACAACGATGTAGAGAACGGTACAGATCGCGAGTGAAGCAATAATTCCGATCGGTAAATCCCGTTGTGGTCTCTTAACCTCTTCTGCCGCAGTGGAGACCGCATCAAATCCGATGTAGGCAAAAAATACGGTAGCTGCTCCCGCAGTTACACCTGAGATACCAAAAGGCAAAAATGGCTGCCAGTTGGTTGGCTCTACATAGAAAACACCTACACCAATGAAGATCAACACCACGATAATTTTAATAGCTACCATGATGCCGTTCGCACGAGCGGCTTCCTTCACTCCTCGGGTAAGCAGGAAAGTGATAATTAACGTAATGACCGCAGCTGTGATGTCAAAATAGGTTCCCTTTTCCGGACTGAACGCACTCGTTAGCGCATGGGGTAACTCCAACCCAAATCCGGACAATAACGTTTGAAAATAGCCCGACCATCCGCTGGCTACCGCCGCACTCGCGAATCCATATTCCAATATTAGATCCCATCCCAGAATCCAGGCAATCACTTCGCCAAAAGCTGTATAGCTATACGTGTACGCACTACCCGATGCCGGTATGCTTGATGCAAATTCCGAGTAACATAATGCGGCGAAGGCACATATGATACCTGCCAGCAAAAATGACAGTACAAGTCCCGGGCCAGCATACGTTGCGGCAGCTACACCGGTCAGTACGAAAATGCCTGTACCAATAATGGCACCTACCCCGAGTGTGGTTAAGTCCAACGGACCGAGCGCCCGTTTCAGTGCACTGTTGTTATCGCCCCCGGAGCCAATTGGTTTTTTACGAAATAAAGAAGATCGTTGTTCGTTCTCACGCATAGTCATGTTCCTCTCGTCATGAATCTTGAATGTGCTATGGATGTAGCAGAGATTGGATGGCTTCCCATCTGTTCTATGAAAAAGTCATTTGTTCTATCTTATCGATCACCTATAAAAACCTATCGAATTCTACACGTTATCGCGTTGCTTGGTTAAATTTATTTTTGGAGATCACTTATTTTGTTCTTTTTCCGCGAAAATTATCATGATCTGTTGCACGTGGTTGAATATGAAAATGGATTTAAAACAAAACTGCGTATAATTTATATTATGCGCAGTTTTTGTGAGTCTTATTTTCGAAGACAATTATATTAAATACGTTGTTATATGAAGTTAAGAAAAAGAGAGCTCTTTTCGTCTTTTTCCGCTGTCCCATCCTACCTTATCCTGTCTAATTCGACGATATGCAAGCATGTTAAAGAGCCACATAGCATTATGCGGCCCTTTATCTTTTACTATAGGTAGAGGTGTATATGAGAATAGGAACTAAACTTATTTCAAATTTATATAAAAAAATGATTCACGAGAAAGCGATTCTCTCCGCGTCCGACATCCGGTATTGCGATAACAAATAATCTTTGCTTTGCATCGCCGCATGACGAATCGAATCCAGATCAACATTCAACAGCTTACCATCTCGCTTCACGAGTCTACCTGCCACAAAGACTGTATCCACGTTGGATGGATTGGCAAATTGCACAACAGCGCCGATTGGATCATGAACGGGGAACATATTCAGATCGGTGGTACGAATCATGATCAGATCTGCTTCCTTCCCTGGGGTTAACGTACCCACCTTCTGCTCCAATCCCAATGCTTGGGCACCAGCTGAAGTTGCAAATCTCAGCACTTGGCTGGACTGCAAGTTCAACTCACCAGGCATCTCACCCTGCTGCAGAAGTTGTTCATTGGCTCTGGATCGTTCAGCCTGAAGTGCAAACTTCATCTGCGAGAACATATCTCCGCCTGTGGACGTCACTACATCTACACCAAGTGTAGGGGTTCCCCCATGTTCAAGAAAATAGCCGGTGGCCGGATATCCATGCCCCATCATCATTTCAACCTCAGGTGTGACCGACAAGGAAGCACCGCTATCTGCCAGCATTTTGTATTCATCCATGCCCATGGTGTTACCGTGAACAATATTCACTCGTGGACTTAACAACCCCGCTTCATACAAGTGACTAATCGAGCGATCTACAGATCCCCAACTGCCAAATCCGGCATGCATGGAACAGATGGCATCCAGCTCTTGAGCTAGCTCGATCTCCTTCACGGTTGTATCCCAGTGACTGAACTCTGGACCACGAATAGCAAGCCCGTAGGTGAGCAATTGATCTCGCGATGAAAAATATCGTTCTTTGACTCTTCGCACATCATTCGAATAAGTGAGTTGACTATCGCGATTCCAGTAGTTCGTCTCACCAGGTACTCCGTGAGCAAATACCGCCCGAATCCCTGCATCCTGAAGTCCACGAATCAGCTCATCCGTGTGCTCGGAAGAATACGGCATGCTCCAATCCAACACTGTCGTCACTCCTGCATTAAGCGCTTCCAAGGAACCGAGCAGGTTAGCAATATAACTATCTTGTGGACGGAGCTTGCTTCCCATCGCACCATAATAGAGATTTTGCAAATAAACGGGCAAGGACCAGTTGGTTCCCGCTGTTTTGACAAGTGATTCCCACACATGCCGATGTGTGTCCACCAGCCCAGGCATAATAATCATGGATGAAGCATCAATGACCTCCGCATCCGGAATATCCAGGTCGGGCTGAACCGCCGTGATCAAGGAATCCTGGATCAGAACGTCCGCCCTCTTATACTGTCCAACTCGAGCATCCATCGACAACACACAGCCATTTTTCAACAGATAACTTGTCCGCACAAGACACATCTCCCATCTGATTTGGTTTGAAAGACGATCATATCCTGCATACAAATCTGTACTGCTTCTGACTATTTTTTCGCTAGTATATATACATTATATAGTTATTGTTAATATTTTTCAATTTTGTATTTTACGTTTAGCCCGAAATCTTCTGACCTTCATCAGATTTCCACACATCTTATCATCACAGTACTTCTGTGTTCTGCTTCGGGTATCATCATAGAACATCCAGCGACAATCCGAATTATCACAAATCCGAATCCTGCCCCCTTCTCCCTCCACCAAAGTTATAGCAAAATCAGCAGCTACTTCAGCCATCACCTGATGCCAATGAGCTTCTACGGCTACCAGTTGGAGCTTCAGTTCCTGATCAATTGTAGTCAATGTTCTTCTCACATGCCCTGCTTCCATAACGCCATTCAACCAATTACGTTCCTTATCTGTTATGGATACTCCGGAAGATAAACGGGCTCCAAGGGACAGCAATTCATCCCGGAAGTTTCTCATCGACAACTCATCTTCTGGGGATGCAGGAACAGAAGCTTGCAGCTGCCAACGATCCAGAAAATCTTGCTGCCAGCCCGCTTTCCCAAGTCTGTCCTCCGATCGATCTCCCCCACGCCAGTCATGATAATCGCTGTTTACAAAATCGGTCCATAACCTGTCCATATATACCCCCGTTTATCGTAACCATCTAAGTAAATAAAGAAGGTTACAACTCATCTTTGATGTGTTATATTAAGTGTAACCTTATTAATCAGTTTTAGCTAGTTACATCACAAATCACAATTATACGCAAGGAGGAAAAGGCAATGACAAAAACAACAGCACTAGATGTGTTACTTATTCAAAAGGATGATACCTGGGATCAATGCAACTGGATTGTACCTTTGTCGAAATCCTTGGAGGGTCTTACAGCAGAACAAGCAGCCTGGATTCCACCCTCAGGGGGATTAAGCATCTGGCAGTTGGTTAACCATATGTATTATTACAACCATCGCTTATTATGTCGCATGCAAGGTAAGGAGCCTACCCTTCCTGCTGTAGACTCCAATGAATACACATTTGGGAATTCCGGAGATGCAACGGACGCAGCTGGATGGAATACACTGCTACAGGGTACAACTCGATTAGCCCAGCAGTTGCGAGATCAATTGGCTGCACTACAAGAGTCAGATCTTGAAGCCGCATATATGGACTCCGAAGAGAAATGGGCACACCAATTAGCTCGCTGGGTACTCCATGATGCGTATCACGCAGGTCAGATCGTGCTTCTTCGCAGACAGCAAGGAAGCTGGAATATCATTTATTAAAAATAATGCTTGAACTGCTAGCGCTTACAGGAATAAGATGAACTTATTAATGTTACAGCTTGTTCAACACACTATATAATTGAATAGGATCTTCGGGGTAGGGTGCAATTCCCGACCGGCGGTGATGTTCTTCGGAACCAGCCCGCGACTCGCTACATGTTCTTAACGAAGGACATCTAGCGACTGACTTGGTGTGAATCCAAGGCCGACGGTACAGTCCGGATGAGAGAAGATCAACACATTGACATGCTGTTCACGGGAAGGCCTCTTTCCTGACGCATGTCCTTGGATGAGCCCCCGTTTATTTGGTATATACCAAAACGGGGGCTTTTGTCGATTTTGCCAACTGAAGATTACGTGTTCTGACGAAGGAGTCCTGAATATGGAAAAGACATCATCAGCATCAACGGTTTACCGCAAGGAACGAAGTAACACTGGATTCTGGCTGGTTGTGCTCGGCGCCGCCCTATGGGGTGTGGATCCACTGTTCCGTATTATTTTGCTTAAAACGATGACATCCACACAGATTGTACTGGTGGAACATATCATTGTCAGTCTCATTGCCATTCCCGTGCTGTGGAAATTCCGGGCTGATCTGAAAAACTTGCGTGCACGCCACTGGATTGCCGTGATCTTTATCTCATGGGGAGGATCAGCACTCGCAACAGTATTGTTCACGATGGCACTAACACATAACGATCCGAACACGGTCTTGTTACTGCAAAAAATGCAGCCGCTCTTCGCCATTGTTCTGGCTAAGTTATTATTAAAAGAAACGCTGCCTCGTCGCTTTGGCGGACTTTTCTTCATTGCATTATTAGGTACGTATCTACTTACATTCGGCTTTACATTGCCGCTGGGTAACTGGGACAACTGGATTCATGCAGGCAGCCTGTTATCCCTTGGAGCTGCTGCTTTATGGGGAGGTTCAACCGTTATGGGCCGACTGATGTTAGGGCAGGCGCGTTATGAGACAGTCACCTCCCTACGCTTCGTTGTTGCTCTTCCGCTCCTGATCTTTATGACATGGAACGAAGGTGCTGCCTGGACACTCCCATCCGGGACAGGAGAACAGACTGCTGTCATCCTCAATATTCTCGGTCAGGCTTTGTTACCAGGATTACTCAGTCTTCTGTTGTATTACAAAGGTCTCTCGTCAACCAAAGCCTCTGTTGCAACTCTCGCGGAACTTAGCTTCCCGATGGCAGGTGTGTTGGTGAACTGGATTGCTTTCCGTACATTGATTACATGGGAGCAGCTGCTTGGCTTTATCCTGATCTGGGTCGCCCTCTTCGCCATTTCCAAACAGCAGGAACGTTCATCGACAACGGCTGATGCAGCACCGAAGCTTCGAACAGAGTAAGCGGATATATCCGAGAATCAGATATAAACCAATAATCAAATATAAAATAAAACCATTGCACATCGCATTAGATGAGCAATGGTTTTATTATTTCCATTATCAATAACTCCAACCTTCCGCTCTTTTCCCTCCTCTCATACCGAATATCCACTTCATCGGACTACGTCCCTTCAATGTTTTGTCTTTTATCTAATCCGGTGGTACGATGACATATGGAATAATAGATGAACTATATTCAGAGAGGAACGATCATTAATGTCTTCATTCTCATATACCTCCTACGACGCCGTAGGTTTGGCTGAACTGATCCGATCCCGGGAAGTATCCCCAGTTGAATTGTTGGAAGCGGCGTTTGCACGCCTTGAAGAAGTAAACCCGCAGCTTAATGCGGTCATTCGTACATATGAAACCCGTGCACGGGAGGAAGCTGGCTTAGTTCGCCCTGGTGAACAACCTTTTGCCGGTGTGCCCCTGCTTCTGAAAGATATTTCTCAATCCTTGGAAGGTGAATTTCTAACTTCAGGCTCACGTTTGTTCAGCGAGCATCGCGCATTACGTCATTCGAATTTTGTCACTCGACTGCGTGATGCAGGTTTTATCATCATAGGACATACCAATACGCCTGAATTTGGTTTGAAAAATATTACCGAGCCCCGTCTTCATGGTCCAACTCGCAATCCATGGAATATCAATCACTCCCCAGGCGGGTCAAGTGGTGGTGCCGCGGCAGCTGTAGCTTCCGGTATCGTTCCTCTTGCCGGAGCCAGTGACGGAGGCGGTTCGATCCGTATCCCGGCTTCTTTTAGCGGCTTGTTTGGTTTGAAACCAACTCGCGGACGCACACCTGTAGGACCAGGAGTTGGTCGCCAATGGCAAGGTGCGTCGATTGATTTTGCCCTCTCTCGCTCGGTTCGGGACAGTGCTGCATTGCTTGATACGTTGCAAGTCATTCAGCCTGAAGCAGCGTTCCATGCTCCACTCTTTCCAGGCAGTTACTTGGCGGATATGAGCTATCCACATCAACGTAAATTGAGAATTGCGTATACAACGGATTCGCCAGTCGGCACACCTGTCAGCGCAGAAGCCAAAGAATCGGTATATAAGCTCGTTCGCTGGTTGGAAGAACAAGGTCATCATGTTGAAGAAAAGCTGAGTCCCGTCAACGGAGTTCGGTTGATGGAGAATTATTACATGATGAACAGCGGTGAGATGGCCGCAATGATCTCTTCCATGGAAAGATCTATGGGGCGGGTTCTGACTTCCGATGATATGGAGATTGAATCCT from Paenibacillus sp. FSL R5-0341 harbors:
- a CDS encoding tyrosine-type recombinase/integrase, whose translation is MMTEEIQEQYADELEAFHIWMKDAGYTGHTVKSYTGDVVEFLVSIQGKSLEQVKKLHVLSFLSRARERGVSDATRNRKHAAVNCFYKSLIELELLTNNPAFGIKKSKTEKNRAPVFLDEGGLTRFLESVEGKYRTRNLAVFLLMGYMGLRVGEVHALDCKDYNAERLTLDVFGKGRKWRSLPVPETVADVLSQAMAERLDPWRPKEEALFVSQKGKRLSIRSIQLISTETFERFQQESPANQRQNYSSHKLRHSFATMMLRRGADLRTVQELLGHASIQTTTVYTHVTSREKEEAMALLDVKLPTY
- a CDS encoding amino acid permease gives rise to the protein MRENEQRSSLFRKKPIGSGGDNNSALKRALGPLDLTTLGVGAIIGTGIFVLTGVAAATYAGPGLVLSFLLAGIICAFAALCYSEFASSIPASGSAYTYSYTAFGEVIAWILGWDLILEYGFASAAVASGWSGYFQTLLSGFGLELPHALTSAFSPEKGTYFDITAAVITLIITFLLTRGVKEAARANGIMVAIKIIVVLIFIGVGVFYVEPTNWQPFLPFGISGVTAGAATVFFAYIGFDAVSTAAEEVKRPQRDLPIGIIASLAICTVLYIVVSLILTGIVPYNMLNVSDPVAFAFEFVQLKGLSWIVSLGAITGITTVLLVMMYGQTRLLYSMSRDGLLSPVFSKVSGKSQTPAVGTWVAGIIVALFSGFISLGHLAELTNIGTLFAFAVVSLGIIVLRKNNPDLKRGFRVPLVPLIPILSALGCVYLMTRLAALTWITFFAWLIIGLIIYFAYGRHYSHLNPARRISSAFRAKDK
- a CDS encoding amidohydrolase family protein, with protein sequence MCLVRTSYLLKNGCVLSMDARVGQYKRADVLIQDSLITAVQPDLDIPDAEVIDASSMIIMPGLVDTHRHVWESLVKTAGTNWSLPVYLQNLYYGAMGSKLRPQDSYIANLLGSLEALNAGVTTVLDWSMPYSSEHTDELIRGLQDAGIRAVFAHGVPGETNYWNRDSQLTYSNDVRRVKERYFSSRDQLLTYGLAIRGPEFSHWDTTVKEIELAQELDAICSMHAGFGSWGSVDRSISHLYEAGLLSPRVNIVHGNTMGMDEYKMLADSGASLSVTPEVEMMMGHGYPATGYFLEHGGTPTLGVDVVTSTGGDMFSQMKFALQAERSRANEQLLQQGEMPGELNLQSSQVLRFATSAGAQALGLEQKVGTLTPGKEADLIMIRTTDLNMFPVHDPIGAVVQFANPSNVDTVFVAGRLVKRDGKLLNVDLDSIRHAAMQSKDYLLSQYRMSDAERIAFS
- a CDS encoding CGNR zinc finger domain-containing protein codes for the protein MDRLWTDFVNSDYHDWRGGDRSEDRLGKAGWQQDFLDRWQLQASVPASPEDELSMRNFRDELLSLGARLSSGVSITDKERNWLNGVMEAGHVRRTLTTIDQELKLQLVAVEAHWHQVMAEVAADFAITLVEGEGGRIRICDNSDCRWMFYDDTRSRTQKYCDDKMCGNLMKVRRFRAKRKIQN
- a CDS encoding DinB family protein — translated: MTKTTALDVLLIQKDDTWDQCNWIVPLSKSLEGLTAEQAAWIPPSGGLSIWQLVNHMYYYNHRLLCRMQGKEPTLPAVDSNEYTFGNSGDATDAAGWNTLLQGTTRLAQQLRDQLAALQESDLEAAYMDSEEKWAHQLARWVLHDAYHAGQIVLLRRQQGSWNIIY
- a CDS encoding DMT family transporter, translating into MEKTSSASTVYRKERSNTGFWLVVLGAALWGVDPLFRIILLKTMTSTQIVLVEHIIVSLIAIPVLWKFRADLKNLRARHWIAVIFISWGGSALATVLFTMALTHNDPNTVLLLQKMQPLFAIVLAKLLLKETLPRRFGGLFFIALLGTYLLTFGFTLPLGNWDNWIHAGSLLSLGAAALWGGSTVMGRLMLGQARYETVTSLRFVVALPLLIFMTWNEGAAWTLPSGTGEQTAVILNILGQALLPGLLSLLLYYKGLSSTKASVATLAELSFPMAGVLVNWIAFRTLITWEQLLGFILIWVALFAISKQQERSSTTADAAPKLRTE
- a CDS encoding amidase translates to MSSFSYTSYDAVGLAELIRSREVSPVELLEAAFARLEEVNPQLNAVIRTYETRAREEAGLVRPGEQPFAGVPLLLKDISQSLEGEFLTSGSRLFSEHRALRHSNFVTRLRDAGFIIIGHTNTPEFGLKNITEPRLHGPTRNPWNINHSPGGSSGGAAAAVASGIVPLAGASDGGGSIRIPASFSGLFGLKPTRGRTPVGPGVGRQWQGASIDFALSRSVRDSAALLDTLQVIQPEAAFHAPLFPGSYLADMSYPHQRKLRIAYTTDSPVGTPVSAEAKESVYKLVRWLEEQGHHVEEKLSPVNGVRLMENYYMMNSGEMAAMISSMERSMGRVLTSDDMEIESWVLAEAGKKVSAAEFVHSLAEWDVAAAQMSTLFERYDFYVTPVNAFSAPKIGELTPHDEQIRNLMRISELDKTQQQQLIYEMFEPSLTYTPFTQLANLTGQPAISVPLHMTPEGLPMGVQVMATKGREDWLLHLAAQLEQSDLWIGMKGNPMFPA